One stretch of Streptomyces sp. TLI_171 DNA includes these proteins:
- a CDS encoding C40 family peptidase: MTGKHWALLIGALLLPFSGFILLLVLVAAVMGASMSAHAGQAAQPGTVSSVAGIPPVLLGAYNGAVANLPKLRPNCAGMTWSLLAAIGEVESNQAGGSSIASNGDISPPIYGPALNGSGVGGNTTPMYNATDAEKQLAGGSAYARAVGPMQFMPATWISDGQDGNGDGARNPQNVFDAALTTAAYLCGTGSADLGKGDQLRSAILRYNHSQAYVDQVLGWKATYDQMGQNAGNAPVPASSARGQAVVAAAQREMAQNIPYSWGGGGTAGPSLGFCDETNGYLNGACSASHTVGFDCSGLSQYAYGQAGVNIARTAQEQYDGAPTKVPRSAGLAALQVGDLVFFSLNPAASGQGIYHVGIYVGGGQMINAAHTGTNVRTEPVWLNSYTGGGRY; encoded by the coding sequence ATGACGGGAAAGCATTGGGCGCTGCTCATCGGCGCCCTGCTCCTGCCCTTCAGCGGGTTCATCCTGCTGCTGGTCCTGGTCGCGGCGGTCATGGGCGCCAGCATGTCCGCGCACGCCGGTCAGGCTGCGCAGCCCGGAACCGTCTCCAGCGTGGCCGGGATCCCCCCGGTGCTCCTGGGCGCCTACAACGGCGCGGTCGCCAACCTGCCGAAGCTGCGGCCGAACTGCGCCGGGATGACGTGGTCCCTGCTCGCTGCGATCGGCGAGGTGGAGTCCAACCAGGCCGGGGGCAGTTCGATCGCGTCGAACGGGGACATCAGCCCTCCGATCTACGGACCGGCCCTCAACGGCTCCGGGGTCGGCGGGAACACCACGCCGATGTACAACGCCACCGACGCGGAGAAGCAACTCGCGGGTGGTAGCGCCTACGCCCGCGCGGTGGGTCCGATGCAGTTCATGCCCGCCACGTGGATCAGCGACGGGCAGGACGGCAACGGCGACGGGGCCCGCAACCCGCAGAACGTCTTCGACGCCGCGCTGACCACCGCGGCGTACCTGTGCGGGACCGGCAGCGCGGACCTGGGCAAGGGGGACCAGCTGAGGAGCGCGATCCTGCGCTACAACCACAGCCAGGCCTACGTCGACCAGGTGCTGGGGTGGAAGGCGACCTACGACCAGATGGGGCAGAACGCCGGCAACGCACCGGTGCCCGCCAGCAGTGCTCGCGGACAGGCCGTGGTCGCCGCCGCGCAGCGGGAGATGGCGCAGAACATCCCCTATTCCTGGGGCGGCGGTGGAACCGCGGGACCGAGCCTGGGCTTCTGCGACGAAACCAACGGCTACCTCAACGGCGCCTGCTCCGCCTCGCACACCGTCGGGTTCGACTGCTCCGGCCTGTCGCAGTACGCGTACGGCCAGGCAGGCGTCAACATCGCCCGCACCGCCCAGGAGCAGTACGACGGGGCGCCCACCAAGGTCCCGAGGTCGGCCGGCCTCGCCGCCCTGCAGGTTGGCGACCTCGTCTTCTTCAGCCTCAACCCGGCCGCCTCCGGCCAGGGCATTTACCACGTCGGCATTTACGTCGGCGGCGGCCAGATGATCAATGCCGCGCACACCGGAACGAACGTTCGCACCGAGCCGGTATGGCTGAACAGCTACACCGGCGGCGGCCGGTACTAA
- a CDS encoding ATP/GTP-binding protein yields the protein MSSSLSNVFPLAKRRDAEDGDFTGPDAILAGEPEQEQEQEADDAHPLFVARAELTLAMADHLALRRVPLRPDPLQAITAALSSVKQEDGERADVVLDLVPVTAAQLNRRRRQLLRSGRRGRGAGPILPGMPQGGRGSFSLGGVMAQVAQEAKQSGSSASARGGGSVVHNEGLSVRADMTAVLGKYLPDGQQPPFFAFQLLLRASSRVEGRELMLLDEMVTALEVWSGDNQWREVGLNLLVRRVGAGSVLYRRQFDRRFATGEFSPRGRQRWVNGAEIAGLLKPPTVHNAHTKLPDASIPLPPPDLVEYTGQRDVLPLGFTTGADGREFLVGVPLQWVLFGLFLGKSGYGKTEMSLIQAIALAHSGHGVMFLDPHGDGWGKAKRYLSHEGLFERLWEIDLSITDPDAMVASWNPLSMQGRQPKDIPKVVGAIVDSFSSALSWGDTSGRAKTILTRSVQSLAYLSYRFAEVGHPELAPTVFQLGTLLMDEDWRKLVTSYLPPRLQSFWRNSFPRYPAEAAPVVTNIVERLDSSDALKAFLGNPESTYDIRRAMDEGKVVFICPEGSGDTDRIISCLIIYDLFRAGLSRRNIHPSQRRPFWTWIDELTAVDGASKGHLAAITEQLRKYQVRLLAMTQMMQRLTPTTRSGLLQNLSILSTTAADIEEAALVTRRWGGVVDPHTVVRLQPYHYVMSVNRGSGMSDPFRVRGASVEETYALYDNPDGAERLQQAVNTNLKRRPVGDILAGLETLDARIFDGVTRYLTPDRASARTAAADDIESEPADGPNRQPPGRTGGAPGSPIPTEAVDPEQAQYSRPDDADEAWSTDLG from the coding sequence ATGAGCAGCAGCCTGTCCAACGTCTTCCCCCTGGCCAAGCGCCGCGACGCCGAGGACGGGGACTTCACCGGGCCCGACGCGATACTCGCCGGCGAGCCGGAGCAGGAGCAGGAGCAGGAGGCAGACGACGCTCACCCGCTGTTCGTCGCCCGCGCCGAGCTCACCCTGGCCATGGCCGACCACCTCGCCCTGCGGCGGGTTCCGCTGCGGCCCGACCCCCTGCAGGCCATCACCGCGGCGCTGAGCTCGGTGAAGCAGGAGGACGGCGAGCGGGCCGACGTCGTCCTCGACCTGGTCCCGGTCACCGCGGCGCAGCTCAACCGGCGCCGCAGGCAGCTGCTGCGTTCCGGGCGCCGCGGCCGCGGCGCGGGACCGATCCTGCCCGGCATGCCGCAGGGCGGCCGCGGGTCGTTCAGCCTCGGTGGTGTGATGGCGCAGGTGGCCCAGGAGGCGAAGCAGTCGGGGTCGTCCGCCAGCGCTCGCGGCGGCGGCTCGGTGGTCCACAACGAAGGCCTCTCGGTGCGCGCGGACATGACCGCTGTGCTGGGCAAGTACCTCCCGGACGGCCAGCAACCGCCGTTCTTCGCCTTCCAGCTGCTCCTGCGGGCCTCGTCCCGCGTCGAGGGCCGGGAGCTGATGCTGCTGGACGAGATGGTGACCGCCCTTGAGGTGTGGAGCGGCGACAACCAGTGGCGGGAGGTCGGCCTCAACCTCCTGGTTCGCCGGGTCGGGGCAGGGTCGGTGCTGTACCGGCGCCAGTTCGACCGGCGGTTCGCCACCGGGGAGTTCTCCCCTCGTGGCCGGCAGCGGTGGGTCAACGGCGCGGAGATCGCCGGGCTCCTCAAGCCGCCGACTGTCCACAACGCGCACACCAAGCTGCCGGACGCGAGCATCCCGCTGCCGCCGCCGGACCTGGTCGAGTACACCGGCCAGCGGGACGTGCTGCCGCTGGGCTTCACCACCGGCGCCGACGGCCGGGAGTTCCTGGTCGGCGTGCCGCTGCAGTGGGTGCTGTTCGGCCTGTTCCTGGGCAAGTCCGGCTACGGCAAGACCGAGATGTCCTTGATCCAGGCGATCGCCCTCGCGCACAGCGGCCACGGGGTGATGTTCCTCGACCCGCATGGGGACGGCTGGGGCAAGGCGAAGCGGTACCTGTCCCACGAAGGGCTGTTCGAGCGGCTGTGGGAGATCGACTTGTCGATCACTGACCCGGACGCGATGGTCGCCTCCTGGAACCCGCTGTCGATGCAGGGCCGGCAGCCGAAGGACATCCCGAAAGTGGTCGGCGCGATCGTCGACTCCTTTTCCTCCGCCCTGAGCTGGGGCGACACGAGCGGGCGCGCGAAGACCATCCTGACCCGCTCGGTGCAGTCGCTGGCCTACCTGTCGTACCGGTTCGCCGAGGTCGGACACCCGGAGCTCGCGCCGACCGTGTTCCAGCTCGGGACCCTGCTAATGGACGAGGACTGGCGCAAGCTCGTCACCTCCTACCTGCCGCCCCGCTTGCAGAGCTTCTGGCGCAACAGCTTCCCGCGGTACCCGGCGGAGGCGGCGCCGGTCGTCACGAACATTGTGGAGCGCTTGGACAGCTCGGATGCCCTGAAGGCGTTCCTTGGCAACCCGGAGAGCACCTACGACATCCGGCGTGCGATGGACGAGGGCAAGGTCGTGTTCATCTGCCCCGAGGGCTCCGGTGACACCGACCGGATCATCTCCTGCCTGATCATCTACGACCTCTTCCGGGCCGGACTGTCTCGTCGCAACATCCACCCGTCGCAGCGCCGGCCGTTCTGGACCTGGATCGACGAACTGACCGCGGTGGACGGAGCCAGCAAGGGCCACCTAGCCGCGATCACCGAGCAACTGCGCAAGTACCAGGTCCGGCTGCTGGCCATGACGCAGATGATGCAGCGTCTGACTCCGACCACCAGGAGCGGCCTGTTGCAGAACCTGTCGATCCTGTCGACCACCGCGGCCGACATCGAGGAGGCCGCGCTCGTCACCAGGCGGTGGGGCGGGGTGGTCGACCCCCACACCGTGGTCAGGCTGCAGCCCTACCACTACGTGATGTCCGTCAACCGGGGCAGCGGCATGTCCGACCCCTTCCGGGTGCGGGGCGCCTCGGTCGAGGAGACGTATGCCCTCTATGACAACCCCGACGGCGCCGAGCGTCTGCAGCAGGCCGTGAACACCAACCTCAAGCGGCGCCCCGTCGGGGACATCCTCGCCGGGTTGGAGACCCTCGACGCGCGGATCTTCGACGGCGTCACCCGGTACCTCACCCCGGACAGGGCCTCCGCACGGACGGCCGCAGCCGACGACATCGAATCCGAGCCGGCGGACGGGCCGAACCGGCAACCGCCCGGCCGAACCGGGGGCGCGCCCGGCAGCCCGATCCCGACCGAGGCCGTCGACCCCGAGCAGGCGCAGTACAGCCGACCCGACGACGCCGACGAGGCATGGAGCACTGATCTCGGATGA
- a CDS encoding ATP-binding protein: protein MRLPVRHISGNLIWTTSASVWGVWRVESDNYAHASRQTKRERLDQLESLFKALRGEVMLLSLCPQVDAASVVDRMTSGVDLDRSPELVDLSWKVLHQLEELKLTSRVDFLALPLSHADFRESLRAVTASAASEVMGSLGLLPPAVPADEVARRLNQARRLAATWPSGVRLRPASEAEILWIYAHSARRGLEEPLLPEDGAPRGIRGRGRTVAAHTQVLLDEGGRGQLPSKAPTNPLRHRYVRAETEYGSSYQAFCVMSEMPDSFVFPGSEYLSALDEFSFPIDWVVRLNIESGAKAEPRSRRRANELAHQYTEYDGDVAGVPAHLDKDAASLDEYRSRLTSSSTEVEIRASVAMCVWGDSPADLNEQMSALRNHFGGSDYTLERPAGDQVNLFHAMLPGARSPRVMNDYAQILLARDFAMGMPFSGQGLGDDAGSLFGLQLSGGGVRPVLIDFSHGPRVNVAANAAFIGELGSGKSVALKSALYSILSTGHRLARAASRGRGLVIDRTPLREWVRFVEACPGTTQVIDVDENAGLSLDPLRVFTGPRAARYAESFLTPLLDIASMSIEGVTLAEAIEATNTSANRSMSGLIDTLVERARTADPDEPNDSAVRAAASELVRKLRSLAKKDLGKVVFDPTLPVVRVSDADSIVFAVSSLKLPTKEELDEHRLSRLEVEKKFGWRLMYLVAALCREIAFLSEDEFTGVFFDECWWLSSSPEGLDLMLEIVRDGRKHNAGLFAASHDPDDIGPDNEQGEKIRGLITHVLVFRQRSRQLAARALEFLGLDGTDPTMLKTITEGLSPVNVSDHERAIRAGECLYRDLKRRIGGMKVLIPADEQAADAIHTTPGELTLAKGRS, encoded by the coding sequence ATGCGTCTGCCCGTTCGCCACATCAGCGGTAACCTCATCTGGACCACGAGTGCGTCGGTATGGGGCGTGTGGCGCGTCGAGTCCGACAACTATGCCCACGCCAGCCGGCAGACCAAGCGCGAACGCCTCGACCAGCTCGAGTCGCTGTTCAAGGCGCTGCGCGGCGAAGTGATGCTGCTCAGTCTGTGCCCGCAGGTCGACGCCGCGTCCGTGGTGGACCGGATGACGTCCGGCGTGGACTTGGACCGGTCCCCGGAGCTGGTCGATCTGTCCTGGAAGGTGCTCCACCAGCTGGAGGAGCTCAAGCTGACCAGCCGCGTCGACTTCCTCGCCCTGCCGCTGTCGCACGCGGACTTCAGGGAGAGCCTGCGTGCGGTCACCGCCTCGGCGGCCTCGGAGGTGATGGGCTCGCTCGGGCTCCTTCCGCCGGCGGTCCCTGCGGACGAGGTCGCACGGCGGCTGAACCAGGCCCGGCGGCTGGCGGCGACCTGGCCCTCCGGCGTGCGGCTGCGTCCGGCCAGCGAGGCGGAGATCCTGTGGATCTACGCCCACAGTGCGCGGCGCGGGCTGGAAGAGCCGCTGCTGCCGGAGGACGGCGCGCCGCGAGGCATCCGCGGCCGCGGCCGCACGGTGGCCGCGCACACGCAGGTCCTCCTGGACGAGGGCGGCCGCGGGCAGTTGCCCTCGAAGGCGCCCACGAACCCGCTCCGGCACCGGTACGTGCGGGCCGAGACCGAGTACGGCAGCAGCTACCAGGCGTTCTGCGTGATGTCGGAGATGCCCGACTCCTTCGTCTTTCCTGGCAGCGAGTACCTGAGCGCGCTGGATGAGTTCTCCTTCCCCATCGACTGGGTCGTGAGGTTGAACATCGAGTCTGGTGCCAAGGCGGAACCGCGTTCCCGGCGCCGCGCCAACGAGCTGGCCCACCAGTACACCGAGTACGACGGCGACGTCGCCGGCGTGCCCGCGCACCTGGACAAGGACGCCGCGTCGCTGGACGAGTACCGCTCCCGCCTCACCTCGTCCTCCACCGAGGTCGAGATCCGGGCGAGCGTGGCCATGTGCGTGTGGGGCGACTCCCCCGCGGACCTGAACGAGCAGATGTCCGCGCTGCGCAACCACTTCGGCGGCTCCGACTACACCCTGGAGCGCCCGGCCGGCGACCAGGTCAACCTGTTCCACGCAATGCTGCCTGGCGCCCGCAGTCCCCGGGTGATGAACGACTACGCGCAGATCCTGTTGGCCAGGGACTTCGCGATGGGCATGCCGTTCTCGGGCCAGGGCCTGGGCGACGACGCGGGCAGCCTGTTCGGTCTGCAGCTGTCCGGCGGCGGCGTGCGGCCCGTCCTGATTGATTTCTCGCACGGTCCGCGGGTCAACGTCGCGGCGAACGCCGCGTTCATCGGCGAGCTCGGCTCAGGCAAGTCCGTCGCTCTGAAGTCGGCGCTGTACTCGATCCTGTCGACGGGTCACCGCCTGGCCCGGGCCGCCAGCCGCGGCCGCGGCCTGGTCATCGACCGCACCCCGCTGCGCGAGTGGGTCCGGTTCGTCGAGGCTTGCCCCGGCACCACCCAGGTCATCGACGTCGACGAGAACGCCGGCCTGTCCCTGGATCCCCTGCGCGTGTTCACCGGCCCGCGCGCCGCCCGGTACGCGGAGAGCTTCCTGACCCCGCTGCTGGACATCGCCTCCATGTCGATCGAGGGCGTCACCCTCGCCGAGGCCATCGAGGCGACCAACACCAGCGCCAACCGCAGCATGTCCGGCCTGATCGACACCCTCGTCGAGCGCGCCCGCACCGCCGACCCCGATGAGCCCAACGACAGCGCGGTGCGCGCCGCCGCCAGCGAACTGGTCCGCAAACTGCGCTCCCTGGCCAAGAAGGACCTAGGGAAGGTCGTCTTCGACCCCACCCTGCCGGTGGTGCGGGTTTCCGACGCCGACTCGATCGTCTTCGCCGTCTCCAGCCTCAAGCTGCCCACCAAGGAGGAGCTCGACGAGCACCGCCTCTCTCGCCTGGAGGTGGAGAAGAAGTTCGGCTGGCGGCTGATGTACCTGGTCGCAGCGCTGTGCAGGGAGATCGCGTTCCTGTCCGAGGACGAGTTCACCGGCGTCTTCTTCGACGAGTGCTGGTGGCTCTCCAGCTCGCCCGAGGGCCTGGACCTGATGCTCGAGATCGTCCGCGACGGCCGCAAGCACAACGCCGGCCTGTTCGCGGCCTCGCACGACCCCGACGACATCGGTCCGGACAACGAGCAGGGCGAGAAGATCCGCGGTCTGATCACCCATGTCCTGGTATTCCGCCAGCGCTCGCGTCAGCTCGCCGCGCGGGCGCTGGAGTTCCTCGGCCTCGACGGGACCGACCCGACCATGCTGAAGACCATCACGGAGGGCCTCTCTCCGGTGAACGTCTCGGACCATGAGCGGGCGATCCGCGCTGGCGAGTGCCTCTACCGCGACCTCAAGCGCCGCATCGGCGGCATGAAGGTCTTGATCCCCGCGGACGAGCAGGCCGCCGACGCGATCCACACCACCCCGGGCGAACTCACCCTCGCCAAGGGCCGTTCATGA